The genome window CAATCCTCGCCGTCCGATCCTGAAGCCCGCGCCCGCCATCAGGAAGCGGGTCGGGTCCGCAGGCTGTCGGGCGTGACGCGGCGGTCATCGTCGCGCATCCGGTTCTGGCCCTGGGGACCGGCCGGTGCCAGAGGCACGACCGATGGCACGATCGATTGCGGGAAGGCGTTGTTCGACCGGTCCGAGTCCGCCGTCTCCCAAAGGGGGTCAAGCTCTGCCGACACCAGCGTCCTGGCCGAGGTGTATTGCCAGACCACGCGCTGGCTGTTGCGACGCCAGATCTCTGCCGGAATGCGGACCGTCTCGCTGGTCCCGTCCGCGAAATTCATCTTGACGATCACCGGCATGACGAGGCCACCGACATTGGAGAACGTCAGGCGATAGATGTTGTCGCGGAAACCCTGTGCGCGCTGGCGGTCGGCATCGGCACGGGCGGCGGCCGAGGCCGCATCCCGGCGCTGGGTGGCGGTGACGGTGAACTGGTCGGTCTCGTCGTAGTAATCCAGCACGCCGCTGTCGCGCTCGATGACCGTCTGGATGCCGGCTTCCTGATTGACGGCGGCGGTGCGGCTGACCGGCTGCTGCCGGAAGCGCTCGCGGTCGGCGCGGGCGCGCTCGTCCGGATCGGTCGACTGCAGGTTCACCCGCACCACATTGTCGAGCGAGATGTCGACGTGGTCGGTGGTGTAGAACCAGCCGCGCCAGAACCAGTCCAGATCCATGCCCGACGACTCCTCCATCGTGCGGAAAAAGTCGAACGGGGTCGGGCGCTTGAACATCCAGCGCTGGGAGTATTCGCGGAAGGCGCGGTCGAACAGCTCGCGGCCCATGACGGTCTCGCGCAGGATGACCAGCGCTGTCGCCGGCTTGGCATAGGCGTTGTTGCCGAACTGCAGCAGGGAGTCGGACTGGGTCATCACCGGCACCTGGTCCTGACTGATCATGTATTCGACGATGTCACGGGGCTCGCCACGCGAGGGGAAGTCGGGATCCCACAGCTTCTGCGCCTCGAACTGCAGGAAGCTGTTCAGCCCTTCGTCCATCCATGTCCACTGGCGCTCGTCGGAGTTGACGATCATCGGGAAATAGGTGTGACCGACCTCGTGGATCACCACCCCGATCAGCCCGGTCTTGGCCCGCTCGGTATAGGTCAGGGAGCCGTCGTCGCCCCGCACCGGCCGCGGCCCGTTGAAGGTGATCATCGGATATTCCATGCCACCGACCGGCCCGTTGACCGACTGGGCGGTCGGATAGGGGTAGGTCAGGGCGAACTGGTTGTAGACATCCAGGGTGTGGGCGATGGCCTTGGTCGAATAGGCATCCCACAGCGGACGGGCCTCCTTCGGATAGAAGGACATGGCCATCACGACCGGGTGCTCGGTTGAGTCCTGTTCGACACCCAGGGCGTCCCAGACGAATTTGCGGCTGGCCGCCCAGCCGAAGTCGCGCACATTGTCGGCGACGAAATGCCAGGTGCGGGTGCCCGACCGCGCGGGCGCGGCCTCGGCGGCGGCGGCCTCGGCGGGCGTGACGATATAGACGGGCTCGTCGGCCGTCCGGGCCTGAGCCAGACGCGACCGCTGCGCTTCGCTCAGGATCTCGGGGTTGGCCAGTTCGCCGGTCGCGGCCACGACATGGTCGGCCGGCGCGGTGATCGAGACATCGTAGTCGCCGAACTCCAGCGTGAACTCGCCCGACCCCAGGAACTGGGCCTGATGCCAGCCCTCATAGTCCGAATAGACCGCCAGGCGGGGGAACCACTGGGCCGCCAGGAAGATGCAGTTGCCGTCCTCCCAGGCCTTGGTGAAACACTCATAGCCCGACCGGCCGCCGACGACGTTGGTCTCGGGCAGCGGCAGGGTGAAGCGGATGGTGAAGGTGAAGCTTTCGCCCGTTCCCAGGGTCTGCGGCAGGTCGATCCGCAGCAGGGTATCGGTGATCGTATAGGTCAGGTCCTGCCCGTCCGGACCGGTGATCTTCAGGTCGTTGAACCCGCCTTCCCACTCCTGGAATCTCTGGACGCGCAGCACCTCGCCGACGCTGACGGTGGCCGCGTCGCCGACGGTACGGGTGCGTTCGGCGATCGATGCCCGACGATAGTTCTGCTGATCCAGCAGCAGCCACAGATACCCCAGCCGGTCGGGCGAGTTGTTGGTGTAGGTGACGGTCTCGGTCCCCGTCAGCGTCCGGGTCGGCTCATCCAGCGAGACGTCGATGTCGTAATCGACCTTCTGCTGCCAGTAGCGAAAGCCGGGCGCGCCCGACGCGCTGCGATAGTCGGTCGGGCTGGGCCAGTCCTCGCCCTCGAACTGGCGGAACTTGTCCTCGAAGGTGCCGGTTGTCTGTTGCACGGGGCCGACGCTGACCTGGGCGGAGGCGGCACCCGCCAAAACCGCTGCGACAAGGCCTGTCGCTGCCAGAAAGAAACCACGCATCGCCAAGCCCCGCCTCATCGAAAACAGCCACCGCGGACCATACGGGTTGAACCGGGGGGCGCAAGCGCGGACCATCTTGCCATCCTGCGATGTCGCCGCACGCTCAGCCGTCGACGAGGTCCTGCAGGATTCCGGCGATGCGGCCCTTCAGGCGTTCGGACTCATCGGGCGACATCTTCAGACCCGACAGATCGCGGCTGACGGTCAGGCCCATCATCAGCCCGGCGGCGATGCGCACCCGGATGGCCGCGTCCTCGCCACCCATCCAGGCCACGAAGGGATCGAAGAAGGCCTCGTTCGAGGCCTGCTGAATGACCTCGGTCGCCTTGGGAGAGGAAGCGGATCGCAGCATCAGCAACAGCCAGGCCAGCTTGCTCTCCCGGCGCTCGCCATAGACGATCTCGTGCGCCATCCGTTCGCCGAACGTCGCCCGGTCGCCCTCGGTGAGGTCGGCACCGCTGCCGCAGTCGTCGATGACCGCGCGGAAAAGTTCTTCCTTGGAGCCGAAGTAGCGAGAGATCAGGGCCGGATCGACGCCGACCTCGCCCGCAACGTCGCGGATGCCGACCTGATCGTAGCTTTCGGCCGTGAACCGGCGCGTCGCGGCCGCCAGGATGGCGTCACGGGTCGCGGCCGCGTTACGCGGCCGATGGCAGGCGACGAAACTCAATGTGATCTCCCAGGTGCCCCACCCTCTGTATGAACATGTCATCGCCTGTTGACAAGCGAGGCCCATCGCCCCATCCAAGTCAACAGGCGATGACCGTGGCTCCTCCCCATGCGCATCCGGTCGCGCCCTGACAGGGATTTCTACCCAACCGGGAGAGTGCGCGCATGCGCAGGCTGAAGATCGTCGCCGTGTCCGTCCTCGTGACGGGCGCGCTGTATGGCTGTTCGCAGAAGTCAGAGGCGCAGGGGCCCCCGCCCGCCGCACCCGTGACCGTGGCCGTACCCCTGGCCGAACGCGTGGTCGACTGGGACGATTTCACCGGCCGGTTCGAGGCGACCAGCCAGGTCGAGGTGCGCGCGCGTGTCGGCGGCTTCATCCAGGCGGTCCACTTCCGCGATGGCGACTATGTCCGGCGAGGACAGCTGCTGTTCACCCTGGATCCCCGCCCGGCCCAGGCCCAGCTGGCCGCCGCCCGCGCGGCCATGGCCCAGGCCGAGGCCCAGCTGTCCCTCGCCCGCACCAATCTGGCGCGATCGCAGGTCCTCGTGGCCAGCCAGGCGGTCAGCCAGGCCGAGGTCGATACCAACGCTGGGGCCGTACAGACGGCCGAGGCCGCCGTCGCGTCCGCCCGGGCAACGGTCCGCGCGCGCCAGCTGGATCTGGAGTTCACCCGCGTCACCGCCCCCGCCTCGGGCCGCGTCTCCGACCGCCGCGTCGATCCGGGCAATGTCGTCGCGGGCGGATCGTCCGCCGGCGACCTGCTGACCACCATCGTCTCGTCCTCGCCGATCTATTTCGTGTTCGAGGGGTCCGAGGCCCTGCTGCTGAAGTATCAGCGCGACGCCCGCGCCGGCCGTTCGGCCCCGGTCCGTATCCGCCTGCAGGACGAAAGCGACTTCAGCCGCTCGGGCACGCTGGACTTCACCGACAATGCCATCGATCCGGCGTCCGGAACCATCCGGCTGCGCGCCGTCATCCCGAACGGCGACGGCTTCCTGAAGCCCGGCATGTTCGCCCAGGGCCGCGTCGCCGGGGCCGGGGCCTATGACGCCCTGCTGGTCCCGGACTCGGCGATCGGCACGGATCAGGCCCGCCGCGTCGTCTCGGTCGTCAACGCCGACGGCTCGGTCACCCCGACGCCGGTGCAACTGGGACCGCTGGTCGATGGTCTCCGGGTCGTCCGGTCGGGCATCCGGCCCACCGATCGCATCATCATCGACGGTCTGCAGCGCGCCATGCCCGGCATGAAGGTGAAGCCCACCAATGGCCGCATCGCCCGCCAGCCGCGGCAGGAGGCCGCGCCGACCACCACCGCGCCGCCCGCCGCGACCGGCACGAGTGCCACCGCCCTGACGCAATCCGTCGCCGTCGGCGACTGAGGCCCGTTCGTCCATGAACATCTCCCGCTTCTTCATCGACCGGCCGATCTTCGCGGCCGTGCTGTCGGTCTTCGTCACCCTGGTCGGCATCTTCGCCTATCCGCTGCTGCCGCTGGCGCAGTATCCGGAGATCGCGCCGCCCACGATCACCATCAACACCGCCTATGCCGGGGCCTCCGCCGAGACCGTGGCCGAGACGGTGGCCGCGCCGATCGAGCAGGAGGTCAACGGCGTCGAGGGGATGCTGTATCTGTCCTCTTCCTCGACTTCGGACGGCACGGTCGCCATTACCGTGACCTTCCAGCCGGGAACCGATCTGGATAACGCCCAGGTGCTGGTCCAGAACCGCGTCGCCCTGGCCGAACCCCGCCTGCCCGAAGCCGTCCGCCAGGTCGGGGTCATCGTGAACAAGCAGGAATCCGGCTTCCTGATGATCCTGGGCCTGACCTCGGCCGACGGCAGCCTGAACAACGACTATATCGGCAACTATGCCAATTCGACGCTGCGCGACCGCCTGCTGCGGATCGAGGGCGTGGGCAATGTCACCGTCTTCGGCGGCGGCAACTATTCGATGCGGGTCTGGATCGATCCGGCCAAGGCCGCCGCACGCGGGCTGAACGCCTCGGACATCACCACGGCCCTGCGTGGCCAGAACATCCAGGCCGCCGCCGGTTCGATCGGCCAGCCGCCCTTCGCCACCAACGCCGCCGCCTTCCAGCAGCCGATCCAGGTCGAGGGCCGCCTGTCGAGCCCCGAGGCGTTCGCCGACATCGCGGTCAAGACCGATGCCGAGGGCCGCGTGACCCGCATCCGCGACATCGCGCGGGTCGAGCTGGGTGCCCAGGACTACGGCATCCAGGGCTATTTCGACGGCGTGCGCGGCGTGGGCATCGCCGTTGTCCAGCAGCCGGGGGCCAACGCCCTGGGCACCGCCGACCGCGTCCTGGCCGAAGTCGAAAAGCTGAAGACCGAGGCCCCCGCCGGTCTCGATATCGGCGTCCCCTACAACCCGACGGAATTCGTCGCCGCCTCGGTCGAGTCGGTGCAGCACACCCTGATCGAGGCGGTCATTCTGGTCGTCCTGGTCGTGCTGATCTTCCTGCAGTCGTGGCGCGCCGCGATCATCCCGATCGTGGCCATCCCGATCGCGCTCGTCGCCACTTTCGCGGTGCAGCTGGCGCTCGGCTATTCGATCAACTCCCTGTCCCTGCTCGCGCTCGTGCTGGCAGTGGGGATCGTGGTCGATGACGCCATCGTGGTGGTCGAGAACGTCGAGCGATATGTCCGCGAGGGCCTGTCGCCCAGAGACGCCGCCTACAAGTCCATGCAGGAGGTGTCGGGGGCCCTGATCGCCATCGGCCTGGTGCTGGTCTCGGTGTTCGTCCCGACCATGTTCGTGCCCGGCATCCCGGGCATCTTCTATCGCCAGTTCGCCGTGACGATCGCAGCCGCTTCGGTGACGTCGCTGTTCGTGTCGCTGACCCTGTCACCCGCCATGGCCGCCCTGCTTCTGAAGCCGCACAAGGCCCATGACGAAGACGCTGCCCGGCCGCGCACGGTCCTTGGAAGGGCGCGCTACTATGCCGGCTGGGGCGGTCGCAAGTTCAACGCGGGCTTCGACTGGCTGTCCGACCGCTATGGCCGCGTCACCGGCCGTCTGGTCCGCACCGTGGCCGTGATGCTGGTCCTCTATGCCGGTCTTCTGGGCCTGACGACCTGGCGCCTGATCGACACGCCTTCCGGCTTCATCCCGGACCAGGACCAGGGCTATCTGATCGGCGTCGTCCAGCTTCCTGCCGGGTCATCGCTGGAGCGGACCAATCAGGTCATGGACAAGGCCCGCAAGATCATCGAGGGCACCGAAGGCGTCGACGGCACCGTGGCCTTCGCCGGTCTGGACGGCACCAGCTTCTCGTTCGGATCCAATGCCGCGACCATCTTCGTGCGTCTGAATGACTACAGCGACCGCACGACGCGCGAGACCACGGCCACGGCCCTGGCCAGTGCCATCACCGGGGCGGCGTCGAGTATCCAGAACGCCAATATCTTCGTCATCGCGCCCCCGGCGGTCCAGGGCCTGGGAACCGGCAACGGCTTCTCAATGATGATCCAGGACACCTCCGCCGCGGGCTACGGCGCGCTGGAGGGGGCGACCTATGCCATGATGGGCGCGGCGGCCCAGGCCCCGACCGAAGTCACCCAGGTCTTCTCGACCTACAACACCGGCTCGCCCCGCATCGAGGCCGACGTCGACCGCGACCGGGCCCTGATGATGGGGGTCCAGCCGTCGGCCGTGTTCGAGACCATGGGCATCTATCTGGGCTCGTCCTACGTCAACGACTTCAACATGCTGGGGCGCACCTTCCGCGTCACGGCCCAGGCCGAACCCGCCTATCGCGACGACATGGCCGATATCGGCAATCTGAAGGTCCGCTCGTCGTCGGGGGCCATGGTGCCGCTGGGGTCGGTGGCCACCCTGCGGGAAAGCTCCGGCCCCTCACGCATCGTCCGCTACAACCTGTTCCCGGCCGCCGAGCTGCAGGGCCAGGGCGCGCCCGGCGTCTCGTCCGGCTCGGCGCTGACGATCATGGAAACCATGGCGGCCCAGGCCCTGCCGCCCGGCTTCTCCTACGAATGGACCGGCCTGGCTTATCAGGAGAAACAGGCCGCGGGCGGTGCGACGATCATCTTCGTGGTCGCGGTGCTGCTGGTCTTCCTGGTGCTGGCGGCCCAGTACGAGGCCTTTACCCTGCCGCTCGCGGTCATCCTGATCGTGCCCATGTGTCTTCTGGCCGCGATGCTGGGGGTCAATGCGCTGGGGCTGGACAACAACATCCTGGTCCAGGTCGGGCTGGTGGTGCTGATCGCGCTGGCGGCCAAGAACGCCATCCTGATCGTGGAGTTCGCCAAGCAGCAGGAAGAGCACGGCATGAACAGCCGGGACGCCGCCGTCGCGGCCGCACGCATCCGTCTGCGACCCATCCTGATGACGTCCTTTGCCTTCATCCTCGGCGTCCTGCCGCTGGTGCTGGCGGATGGGGCGGGCGCGGAGATGCGACGCTCGCTGGGTGCCGCCGTCTTCTTCGGCATGATCGGTGTGACGGTCTTCGGCCTGCTGTTCACGCCGGTCTTCTATGTGATCTGCCGGGGCCTCGCCGCGCGCATTCCGCATGAACCGTCCAGGACCGACCGGCACGGCCGGGACCACCCCCCTGTCGCCGACCCGTCCGGGCCGGTGCCCCATGCCCCCCGCACGGGAGACGCCACATGATCTCGACCCGCCTTTCACCTCTCCTGGCCGCCTGCACGGCCTCCGCCCTGGTGGCGGCGTGCGCGGTCGGGCCGAAGGCGCCCGACGCCCCCCTCCCCCCTCTGGCGTCGGGGGCCTTCGTGAGTTCGCCGCTCGGGACGGCCAACGGCGCGACCACCTCGGCAGAGGCCCGGAACGACTGGTGGCGGCTCTATGCCGACCCCACGCTGGACGGGCTGATCGAACAGGCCTTCGCCCGGAACAACCAGCTGGAAGCGGCCGTCGCCAACCTGCGTGCCGTCCGCGCCAGCCTGTCGGAAGCCCGCGCGGATCGCCTGCCCACGA of Brevundimonas subvibrioides contains these proteins:
- a CDS encoding M1 family metallopeptidase → MQQTTGTFEDKFRQFEGEDWPSPTDYRSASGAPGFRYWQQKVDYDIDVSLDEPTRTLTGTETVTYTNNSPDRLGYLWLLLDQQNYRRASIAERTRTVGDAATVSVGEVLRVQRFQEWEGGFNDLKITGPDGQDLTYTITDTLLRIDLPQTLGTGESFTFTIRFTLPLPETNVVGGRSGYECFTKAWEDGNCIFLAAQWFPRLAVYSDYEGWHQAQFLGSGEFTLEFGDYDVSITAPADHVVAATGELANPEILSEAQRSRLAQARTADEPVYIVTPAEAAAAEAAPARSGTRTWHFVADNVRDFGWAASRKFVWDALGVEQDSTEHPVVMAMSFYPKEARPLWDAYSTKAIAHTLDVYNQFALTYPYPTAQSVNGPVGGMEYPMITFNGPRPVRGDDGSLTYTERAKTGLIGVVIHEVGHTYFPMIVNSDERQWTWMDEGLNSFLQFEAQKLWDPDFPSRGEPRDIVEYMISQDQVPVMTQSDSLLQFGNNAYAKPATALVILRETVMGRELFDRAFREYSQRWMFKRPTPFDFFRTMEESSGMDLDWFWRGWFYTTDHVDISLDNVVRVNLQSTDPDERARADRERFRQQPVSRTAAVNQEAGIQTVIERDSGVLDYYDETDQFTVTATQRRDAASAAARADADRQRAQGFRDNIYRLTFSNVGGLVMPVIVKMNFADGTSETVRIPAEIWRRNSQRVVWQYTSARTLVSAELDPLWETADSDRSNNAFPQSIVPSVVPLAPAGPQGQNRMRDDDRRVTPDSLRTRPAS
- a CDS encoding TetR/AcrR family transcriptional regulator, with translation MSFVACHRPRNAAATRDAILAAATRRFTAESYDQVGIRDVAGEVGVDPALISRYFGSKEELFRAVIDDCGSGADLTEGDRATFGERMAHEIVYGERRESKLAWLLLMLRSASSPKATEVIQQASNEAFFDPFVAWMGGEDAAIRVRIAAGLMMGLTVSRDLSGLKMSPDESERLKGRIAGILQDLVDG
- a CDS encoding efflux RND transporter periplasmic adaptor subunit; this translates as MRRLKIVAVSVLVTGALYGCSQKSEAQGPPPAAPVTVAVPLAERVVDWDDFTGRFEATSQVEVRARVGGFIQAVHFRDGDYVRRGQLLFTLDPRPAQAQLAAARAAMAQAEAQLSLARTNLARSQVLVASQAVSQAEVDTNAGAVQTAEAAVASARATVRARQLDLEFTRVTAPASGRVSDRRVDPGNVVAGGSSAGDLLTTIVSSSPIYFVFEGSEALLLKYQRDARAGRSAPVRIRLQDESDFSRSGTLDFTDNAIDPASGTIRLRAVIPNGDGFLKPGMFAQGRVAGAGAYDALLVPDSAIGTDQARRVVSVVNADGSVTPTPVQLGPLVDGLRVVRSGIRPTDRIIIDGLQRAMPGMKVKPTNGRIARQPRQEAAPTTTAPPAATGTSATALTQSVAVGD
- a CDS encoding efflux RND transporter permease subunit → MNISRFFIDRPIFAAVLSVFVTLVGIFAYPLLPLAQYPEIAPPTITINTAYAGASAETVAETVAAPIEQEVNGVEGMLYLSSSSTSDGTVAITVTFQPGTDLDNAQVLVQNRVALAEPRLPEAVRQVGVIVNKQESGFLMILGLTSADGSLNNDYIGNYANSTLRDRLLRIEGVGNVTVFGGGNYSMRVWIDPAKAAARGLNASDITTALRGQNIQAAAGSIGQPPFATNAAAFQQPIQVEGRLSSPEAFADIAVKTDAEGRVTRIRDIARVELGAQDYGIQGYFDGVRGVGIAVVQQPGANALGTADRVLAEVEKLKTEAPAGLDIGVPYNPTEFVAASVESVQHTLIEAVILVVLVVLIFLQSWRAAIIPIVAIPIALVATFAVQLALGYSINSLSLLALVLAVGIVVDDAIVVVENVERYVREGLSPRDAAYKSMQEVSGALIAIGLVLVSVFVPTMFVPGIPGIFYRQFAVTIAAASVTSLFVSLTLSPAMAALLLKPHKAHDEDAARPRTVLGRARYYAGWGGRKFNAGFDWLSDRYGRVTGRLVRTVAVMLVLYAGLLGLTTWRLIDTPSGFIPDQDQGYLIGVVQLPAGSSLERTNQVMDKARKIIEGTEGVDGTVAFAGLDGTSFSFGSNAATIFVRLNDYSDRTTRETTATALASAITGAASSIQNANIFVIAPPAVQGLGTGNGFSMMIQDTSAAGYGALEGATYAMMGAAAQAPTEVTQVFSTYNTGSPRIEADVDRDRALMMGVQPSAVFETMGIYLGSSYVNDFNMLGRTFRVTAQAEPAYRDDMADIGNLKVRSSSGAMVPLGSVATLRESSGPSRIVRYNLFPAAELQGQGAPGVSSGSALTIMETMAAQALPPGFSYEWTGLAYQEKQAAGGATIIFVVAVLLVFLVLAAQYEAFTLPLAVILIVPMCLLAAMLGVNALGLDNNILVQVGLVVLIALAAKNAILIVEFAKQQEEHGMNSRDAAVAAARIRLRPILMTSFAFILGVLPLVLADGAGAEMRRSLGAAVFFGMIGVTVFGLLFTPVFYVICRGLAARIPHEPSRTDRHGRDHPPVADPSGPVPHAPRTGDAT